GTTCAAACAAATGAGACCTCAGTTAATACTGGGTATAAGTTTTTTACCCTACTTCTAGTATCTACTAAGGACTTGAATGGGATCGTTTGCACTTTTCCCTATTTTGTATTGTCCTTTTAagacaaatatttattttgcaattcataaatttatattttgcattataataTTCTATACGATATATTTCATGCCCTTCAATAATTTATGCCTCACGAgagataatttaatttttaagtataaaaattaagattaatctatttaaaaaataaaaataaagaacatCTTATTTGAAAGACCAATAGTGTAATTAAATGAGATTGAAGTGGATTTTTGTGGCCACCAAACTATCTCATTGTAAACGAATGAAGGATCATGAAGACTATAGACTTTTCTCCATATGTACTAGTCAAGTTGCATGTTGTTGTGTGACTTTTCCGGAATTGTCCATGTTTGATCCACTCACAatttatattatgataaaataaaacttaatttaaacaTGCAAGGACCATAGTCTATAGATAGCAGTACAAATTTGTACTTAATTTTTCTTACAGTATTCTAAGTAcgtgtatttatatatataaataatttacttTCAATGTTGTAAATAAAAGAATGAAGCAATAAGAGTTACAAAATGTCATCTCTATGGAAGACATATTAACagcaaaaaattaaaatactgcATGATCTCATTTTCTTCACCTTCTACAGACTAATGTAGTCAATCTTATGATAAGAGCATGCACAATTTTGAGCACCAATATCATCTGCAACACAAGGAGGCTCCGTTTTTCCGTCTTGGTACCATAATTTTCTTTGTTGCACTAGTTCACTGATGAAATTGTCAAGCATTTCTCGTGTGATGCCTGGCATAACAATAACATGTGCCATATCTTTGACGCATGAAAGTTGCCAACGACGGACAAATTCATGATCACGAGGCCTTTCAAGTACAACTATGATGCTAAGTTCATTTACCATTACACTTATCCCTGCTTGTTGAAGACGatcttttaaatatttggcATTTTCGAGGCATCTTTTAACATCTTTTTGTAGGCCAATTTTACCTTTGGCACTCAAACTATACCATAGGAAAATTGGAGTTAAACCATTACGGCTACCAGAAATAGTGGCATCCACAGAAGCAATGTATTCCACATTTGTTGAGAGATTATTGATGTAGCTTTTTCTTGTTATTTGAACACCACAAGGCATTGGACATCCCAAAAACTTGTGACCAGAAATTGTGACACTTCCAATTGGCTTTTTGAAACTAATCATCTGTTCAAATTGCATAAAGAATTATTAGAATGTCTCTCTCAAAATTACTCAAAAGTTTGTAAGAAGTAGGAAGATAAACTCACATTATTTATGAAAGGGACCATAAGACCACATAGTGCTGCATCGCAGTGGATGTAAAACATATCTTGTGAATAACCACAATCTTTGAGTGtttcaagaataacatcaagGTCATCAATAGCTCCTTTGAAGGTAGTTCCTATAGTTAAAAGAACCATCAAGGATAACGTTGTAAGATGACTAAGTccataaaagaaaaatgaagaaaaatgatAGAGGTTGGAGTAGGTATAACATACCAATTGTGACATTTATAATTGCTGGTTTGTCCTTGTTTTGAAGTAACTTTGCTCTTAAATCTGAATAATCCATCTCTCCATTTACGGATGTGTTGATTGTTTCCGAATCCATTCTATACATTCTTGCAGCTTTGAAGACTGAATAGTGAGAGTCTTTTGACGCATATAATATTCCTTCAGGAAGTAACTCTCTCctacataaataataataagaaatttaaGAGAACTGAAACAATAAAAgttattacattatatatatacttgtgtCAATATATCAACTTACCCTAACAAAATACCATGTAGATTGCCTTCAGTACCACCATTGGTAACATAACCCCAATATTGATCCTTTTCAATTTCCCACAGTTGTGCAAACCAATCCAAAACTGCCACTTCGAAGTCTTTTGAATGGAAATCGACAGTGTTTTGAAGGAAAGGATCACCACAATTGTTTAGGTGAAACTGCAAAAGTGGTGCTAAAGTTGCATAGTGATCATAGCATATGTTCACCGGGTAAcctaataagaataagaagaaaaagttgatTTAGTCGTCTTATTTAGTGGGTTTAGTGGGAAAGAGAATTAATATGAatactaaaatatatttatacctAAATGAAAATTGACTCTTTGGGTAAGTGTGTCTAAATAATTGACCAAGATAGTGTCCAAAGAGGGACCATCATTCTTCAAGGCAGGCTCCATCACCTCAAGTTGTAAATTCTTCCTTGGCCCTTCCCCTGGGGGTGCCACCTTCTGTTTCTTGTTTTCCCCATTCGGAAACAATCTTCGCCGCGCTAAACTTCTCGGTGTTATCGCTGATGGCTCAAAATCCTGTCAAGTATCATAATCCAATATaagatataattaagtaaataaaaatatattttttctaacaTGCAAATAGTGTTACTAACATGACGACTACCTACCATTTCAAGTGAGAGACTACCCATTCTCGTGAAACACAAATTTATAGCAAGTTGTTTTTTGTTTGGTAATGTATTAGAATGGAGAAGCAATTGCTGACTGAATTATGTGTTCATATGTATGGGGTACTTATATATATAGGTCTAAAAGATGAAGGTTTTGTGCACCAACTACCCTGGTCCTTTTTCCTCTATTTCCTGTTAGTTTCCTCAATTGTACCACTTGCtttaattttttgtaaattaaaGCTCCATTAAGTTTATTAATTATTGCAAATGAACTTTTCCGTCTTGACCACATGTTTTACTGCTCAACTTTATCAGCCAATATTAATCTATTAGCAATGGGTAGGTGAGGCTAATGAGAAGCCAAATCCAATTAAACTTGTGCTAATATTGGTGCCAAAACTCGAGTCATGTATAAACAATTTATTAATCTTTATTAATAGAATTATGCCGCGTTTGGTAGCAGCCCTTATTCAACTACAACCACTAAAATGTTTATGTACTAATTTGATAGACAGGTCCGTAAgcttaggaccaaggagatagctttagTGAAGGTATAGTGGAAGCACCGCTCAGTCGGAGAGGCACTTGGGAGTCGGAGGACGACATGCGGTTCCGATATCCACAGCTTTTCGAGACTTCAgatattttcttttactttatgttcgaggacgaacatggttttagtggtggatgatataatgatcctgaagatcatttttgaaaattttcataaaaagaccattttaccccttccggTAGCTTCCCCGATCATATTTGGTTGATATCTTATGTAGGTTCCGtgattttcttgaaaagttgagatttttggtaaactttgagttttagaggtttagaaTGACTCGAAAGTGATATTTAAGGTCATTCGGAGTTTTGAGTCTCGGAACGAAATTCTGTTGATTCCATCAGTTTAGAAATGTTGAAAATGGAGTAGGAGAATTGACAGAATCATATTCGGGGtcatatcgtggatttgaggggttgagttgaaAATACttgagtttttggccataggtttgactttggtcaacatttggggatCGGATGCTCGGAATTGAATTCCGATCACTTTGTTAGATTCggagggtgattttaggcctaaggAGAGTTCCTGTGTATTTTTCAGAAGCTCCGACGGAGTTTTGGCCATTTGAAGCGtaaagttggtttagttgcgacctTTTGGTTTACGGGTCAAGGAAGCCTTGAAATCGAATTTCAATGGTTCCGTTGAGTCTGAAACGTCAagtttagtagggttgcatatatggcTTGTGCGTACGGAATCCCAAATGAATTTTGAGGATCAATTTGGAACTTTGAAACTTGGTAAAAATTGGAACTTCAGCTCTGTTCTGGTGTAGACTTCGCGATCGCGAGGGGAGGTCGCGATCATGATGCTCTCTTAAGCGAGCCCCTCTTCAGGAAAGCGAAGGTCAGAGAGATGAAGGATGTCGCAAAAATGACAGAAAGGCTCGCTTTAGCGAGGAGGCGGGGGTGGCGAAAGCGACTAAATGATCGCGAAATCGAGGTCCGCTTAAGCGAATCCCgagtcgcttaagcgacatctGAGAGAGGTTTTGGCCGGGGTTTAtgctattttctccatttttgaaCTTTGGAGCTCGATAGGGGCGATTTAGAGAGGGATTTCTCGTGGGATTTCATTGAGTAAGTTATTTTGACCCTACTTTGTCATATCTCAATGATTAATTGATGATTTTCACATGAATCTGGAGATTTCAATGGGTGAAAATGACcctttttcaagaacttgagaAAAATCTTTAATAATTATTTGTGACTTGATTTGGGGTGGATTTTTTAAACGGATTTCACTAATGAGTTCCTAAGACTAAAAGGAAcgatttcatccaaaaattcttggatttaaACCCCTACTTTTCAAAGTCGTATTTTGAGCTTTTGATCCTTTTTTCGCCAAATTTTGCATTTTTGGTATCATTGGGTTTGATTTCTGATTGTGAAACAATACTTGAATAGATTGTGGCGATTCGAATTATAATCGTAAGGGACAGGCTCACGTGGATTGATTGATCGCGTCTTGGTTAAGACAAG
The genomic region above belongs to Solanum dulcamara chromosome 5, daSolDulc1.2, whole genome shotgun sequence and contains:
- the LOC129889446 gene encoding histidine decarboxylase-like yields the protein MGSLSLEMDFEPSAITPRSLARRRLFPNGENKKQKVAPPGEGPRKNLQLEVMEPALKNDGPSLDTILVNYLDTLTQRVNFHLGYPVNICYDHYATLAPLLQFHLNNCGDPFLQNTVDFHSKDFEVAVLDWFAQLWEIEKDQYWGYVTNGGTEGNLHGILLGRELLPEGILYASKDSHYSVFKAARMYRMDSETINTSVNGEMDYSDLRAKLLQNKDKPAIINVTIGTTFKGAIDDLDVILETLKDCGYSQDMFYIHCDAALCGLMVPFINNMISFKKPIGSVTISGHKFLGCPMPCGVQITRKSYINNLSTNVEYIASVDATISGSRNGLTPIFLWYSLSAKGKIGLQKDVKRCLENAKYLKDRLQQAGISVMVNELSIIVVLERPRDHEFVRRWQLSCVKDMAHVIVMPGITREMLDNFISELVQQRKLWYQDGKTEPPCVADDIGAQNCACSYHKIDYISL